Below is a genomic region from Leptospira barantonii.
CCAAAGCGCTTACAGATCCTTTCCGATTTATCCGTCAGCGTATCATATAGGAATCGCACCCGAAGGTTGGGCCGCGGTTCAAGACGCGGTTAAGTTTAAGGTCGCGGTCTTGGATTTGAAGGGAATGCCCGTGGAAGGAAAGAAGGTAAGCGTAATCGCGTTTACAAGAAATTATTATTCCAACCGAAAACGTTTGGTCGGCGGTTTTTACAGCTACGAACACAAATACGAGATCAACGAACTCGGAGAATTCTGCTCCGGTAAAACCAACTCAAAAGGAATTTTATTCTGCAATGCTCCCGTTAAATCGACCGGAGAAATTTATTTCGAAGCCTCCTTATCCGGCGAGGATGTAAAAGCGCATTCTTCCGTTTGGGTTTCGGGTAAGGATGATTTTTGGTTCGCCGCAAGCGATCACGATCGTATGGATCTTCTTCCCGAAAAGAAAGAATACCAAGCGGGTGAAAAGGCTAAGTTTCAAGTGAGAATGCCTTTTAGAGAAGCGACCGCACTTGTCACGGTGGAAAGAGAAGGGATCATCAACTCTTATATCAAAACGTTGAGCGGTAAAGAACCGGTAATCGAAATTCCGGTGGAGAATTCTTTTGCTCCGAACGTTTTCGTTTCCGTGCTCGCGGTTCGAGGACGTGTGGACAGTCCGAAAGAAACCGCGCTCGTGGATTTGGCGAGACCTTCCTTTCGATTGGGGGTCGCTCAAATTCGAGTCGGTTGGAAACCGTTCGAGGTTCCGGTTCGTGTGGAAACCGATAAGACAGTCTACGGAACCAGACAAAAAGCGAAGGTGAAAATTCAGATCGACCATCCTTCCGCACAGGTAAAGAAGGACGCAAGAATCACGTTAGCCGCCGTTGACCAGGGGCTTCTCGAATTGAAGTCCAATGATACCTGGGATCTTCTACGTGCGATGATGCGCGAACGGGGCAACTCCGTGGAAACATCCACCGCACAACTTCAGGTTGTGGGAAGAAGACACTTCGGATTAAAAAGTCTTCCACCCGGAGGCGGCGGGGGCGGGTCCACCACCCGAGAATTGTTCGACACCCTTCTTTTTTGGAAAGCGGATTTAAAACCGGACGAGAACGGATTTTTAGAAGTGGAAGTTCCGTTGAACGATTCTTTGACTTCGTTTAAGATCGTCGCTATCGTTCATTCCGGAAAGGATAAGTTCGGTTCCGGTTCGACTCAGATTCAAACCACAAGAGACGTTTTGGTGTATCCTTCGATCGCTCCGTTTGCAAGGGAGAAGGACAACGTTCAAAGCGGACTTTCCTTAAAGAACACAACCGAAAGAACCCTCTCCTTGGAAATCAGTCCGAAAACATCACCGGATCTTAAATTAGAAACTAAGAATATACAATTGAAGGCCGGAGAATCCGCAAACGTTCTTTGGGACATTGCAATTCCGTCGAAGAAGAACGAAATCGTTTACGAGTTTCAAACCAAGGAAACCGGAGGCGGTTCCTTTACGGATTCGGTTCGTTTCCGTCAAAAGGTGGGAGAATCGGTTCCGGTTCGTGTGCTTCAATCCACATTCAGACGTTTGGAGGATGGAACGTTAAGCGTTCCGATTCAGGAACATCAGGAAGCGATCGAGGGAAGCGGAGAATTAGAGATCAGTTTAAAATCTTCCTTAACGGGAGGAGCGATTCTCACTTCCAGAGAATACATGAGTCTCTATCCGTATTCTTGTCTCGAGCAAAAACTTTCCAAGGCGATCGCGGCCGGTTCCGAAAAAGAATGGAATCAGATCATGGATCAGTTGAGTTCCTATTACGACGGGGACGGTCTTTTGAAATTCTTCCCTATGTCCTGGTATGGAAGCGAAATCTTAACGGCTTACGTGTTGATTCTTTCGGCCGAATCCGGTTATAAAATTCCGGAAGCCGCAAGAACGACTCTGCTCGAGGCTCTCAATCGTTATACGAACGGTTTGATTTACAGAAACGGTTATATCTCAAATACCGATTTTCTTTTGAGAAAGATCATCGTTCTCGACGCGATGTCTCGTTTTCAAACGGTCGGGGACGACGTGATTCGTAGCGTTCAAACCGATCCGAAAATTCTTCCTTCGGATATTCTGATCAGCCTTAGAAATCTATATTCAAAATCGGGAATATACAAAAATCAGATTCCTCAGTTGGATACTCTTTTAAAATCCAGATTTAGAATTCAGGGAACCTCTTACAATTTAACGGACGAACCGGTTCTCTGGTGGCTTTTATCCTCGAGCGATTCCACCGTGATGAGAACCATTCTATCCGTCGTAAAGGATCCGAATTGGAAGGACGACCTTCCGAGAATGATTCGGGGCGCGATCGCAAGACAGTCCAAGGGTCATTGGGATATCACACCCGCGAACGCTCTTGGAATTCTCGCATTCCAATCGTATTCGAGACAATTCGAAAAGGATTCCGTGGAAGGAAACACGGTCGTGAAGTTGGAAAACAACACGAACACTTTGGAATGGAAGAATAAAAAAGATCCGCCCACGATTTCGATCCCGATGCCGAGAAGCACGCAGAACTTGGAGTTCGTTCAAAATGGAAACGGTAAACCATACGCCGTGATTCATACGAAGGCCGCTCTTCCTTTGAAGGAAAAACTGGAAAGCGGAATGAGAATGGAAAAGGAAATCTTGGACGAATCCGGAAGTAAAAAATCCTCCTTTAAAGAAGGAGACGTTGTGCGTGTCCGTTTAAAAATTTATACCGAATCCGCACTTTCCTGGATCGCGGTAAGAGATCCGATTCCCGCGGGTGCGAGCATCTTGGGCTCGGGACTCGGAAATGATTCTCGTTCCGGCGGAGAATTGGCAAAGGAAACGGATTGGTGGTCTTCTCCTACTTTTGTGGAACGAAAATGGGAAGGTTATACCGCGTATTTTGAATATTTACCGGCGGGTTCCGTGACCTTGGAATACGTTTATCGAATCAATCACAGCGGGAAATTCATACTACCTCCGACTCGAACCGAGGCCATGTATCTTCCCGATCAGTTTGCGGAACTTCCGAACCCGGATCAAACGGTGAACAAAGAATAGAATCTTCGTATGGGGAGAATTTTGAGAGGTCCGGCTTTTTTCGTATATTTTTACATTGGAATATTCTTTATTTCGAATGTGATCAGTGCGGGAGAAGTTGTTCCTTCTTATCGTGAGATTCGGAATTCGTATCATTCTTCGGATGGAACGATTCTGGATTTTCACGGAAGATTTCTCCAGACGATTCGTCTGAATTCTCGGGAAAGAAAACTCGGTTGGACGGAAGAGGGAGAAATTCCGGAAACTTTGCTTCTTTCCTTGTTTTTACAGGAAGACAAACGATTTTTCGAACATTCCGGCGTGGATAAACTTGCGATTCTCGGAGCGCTTAAGGATAGAATTTTAGGAAATTCGAAACGGGGTGCGAGTACTCTTTCCATGCAGTTGGCGGGAATTTTTCTCGGAACAAAACCCGGCCGAAGAAGTATCTTTGATAAATGGGATCAGATGAATCTCGCCGATACGATCGAAAAAACTTGGACCAAAAATGAAATTCTCACCGCGTATTTGAATTTGGCTCAGTTCCGAGGGGAACTCAGGGGACTTCGCGCCGCGAGCCGCGGAATTTTCCAGAAAGAACCGTCCGCGTTAAGCGACACCGAATCCATTTTTCTTGTCGCTCTGCTTCCGTTTCCGGGAGCCAATTCGGAAACATTGGCGAGAAGAGGTTGTATTCTTGCTAAAAAAATACGAAAAGAAGATCTCTGCGATTCGTTCGAGGGCCTTTCCAAACAGGCAACCGCGAAGATAAACGGTTTGCCTTCCACCGGTGGAATCGCATTACACGCGGCTCAAAAGATTTTCCGGGAAAATCCGGGAATTCTATCCGGGAACGCAAAAATTAAAACGACATTGGATTTCGATCTTCAATGGAAGATCGAAGAACTTGCAAAAAACATAATAGACGGATTGAAAAAAAAGAACGTCGCCGAAACCGGAATTCTCGTTTTGGACAATCGATCCGGCGCAATTCTCACCTATATCGGAAACTTGGAAGGAAGTTCCTCATATTACGTGGACGCGATTCAATCCAAAAGGCAGGCAGGCTCGACTTTAAAACCGTTTTTGTATGCGCTTGCATTTGAGAACGAAGTTTTAAAACCGAATTCGATTTTGGATGACAGTCCATTTGAATGGAAGGCGGTTTCCGGAATTTATAAACCTTCGAACTACAGCGATATTTATCACGGGAACGTACAGGCGAAGTATGCTCTTGCTTCTTCCTTAAACATTCCCGCGATTCACGTATTGGATCTTGTGAGCGTCTCCGGTTTTGTGCAGAGATTGAGAGAGCTCGGACTGAGCGGTTTGGAACGAGCGGACTTTTACGGATCTTCTCTCGCTCTTGGGAGCGCGGATGTAACCTTATTCGAATTGACGAACGCTTATAGAACCTTGGCCAACGATGGAATGAATTCAAGACCGACGTTCTATCCGAACGAAGCGAAACAAGCGATTCAGGAAAACTTATCGGAAGGCAACGTATGGAATCGTGTCTATTCAAAAGAGACATCGAACACGTTATCCGAAATTCTTTCCAACCGAGAATATAGATCCCTTTCCTTCGGATTGAACAACCATCTAAGCACTCGCTTTTTTACGGCGGTCAAAACGGGAACATCGCAGGATATGCGGGACAACTGGTGTGTTGGATATTCCAAAAATTATACGGTGGGAGTTTGGGTCGGGAACATGGACGGAAGTCCGATGTGGGATGTGAGCGGGGTTACCGGTGCGGCTCCGATTTGGAACGCGATCATGAATCTTCTGCAAGACAGAGAACAACAACCGAGTCACCGTGTGTTCGAAGCCTATAACGATTCTACGACGAGACCGATCACGGAGTCTTCTTCCATTCCTAAAATTCTCATTCCCAGCAACGATACGATCTACGCGATCGATCCGGATATACCGGAAGGCAAACAGAAGATTCATTTTTCCGCTTCGTTTTTTGCGGAAGGATATCAATGGATTTTAAACGGCAAACAAATTCAAAGAACAAGAGACAAGGAAGTTTTTTGGAAACCGGAACGAGGGTTTCACATTCTTTCCGTGCAGGATTCGAACGGAAAAATCGTCGACAGCGTAGTTTTCGAAGTCAGATAAAAGAAAGGTTTTTCTCTTGCAGGGAAGAACCTTCACGTTAGAATCAAACCAAGATTTCTCATGAAAC
It encodes:
- the pbpC gene encoding penicillin-binding protein 1C, with translation MGRILRGPAFFVYFYIGIFFISNVISAGEVVPSYREIRNSYHSSDGTILDFHGRFLQTIRLNSRERKLGWTEEGEIPETLLLSLFLQEDKRFFEHSGVDKLAILGALKDRILGNSKRGASTLSMQLAGIFLGTKPGRRSIFDKWDQMNLADTIEKTWTKNEILTAYLNLAQFRGELRGLRAASRGIFQKEPSALSDTESIFLVALLPFPGANSETLARRGCILAKKIRKEDLCDSFEGLSKQATAKINGLPSTGGIALHAAQKIFRENPGILSGNAKIKTTLDFDLQWKIEELAKNIIDGLKKKNVAETGILVLDNRSGAILTYIGNLEGSSSYYVDAIQSKRQAGSTLKPFLYALAFENEVLKPNSILDDSPFEWKAVSGIYKPSNYSDIYHGNVQAKYALASSLNIPAIHVLDLVSVSGFVQRLRELGLSGLERADFYGSSLALGSADVTLFELTNAYRTLANDGMNSRPTFYPNEAKQAIQENLSEGNVWNRVYSKETSNTLSEILSNREYRSLSFGLNNHLSTRFFTAVKTGTSQDMRDNWCVGYSKNYTVGVWVGNMDGSPMWDVSGVTGAAPIWNAIMNLLQDREQQPSHRVFEAYNDSTTRPITESSSIPKILIPSNDTIYAIDPDIPEGKQKIHFSASFFAEGYQWILNGKQIQRTRDKEVFWKPERGFHILSVQDSNGKIVDSVVFEVR
- a CDS encoding alpha-2-macroglobulin family protein, which codes for MPSQSFSKIYLLILFLFAGTIHAQVRIEFGPTGEVKKPSQIRAKFSESMIPLGNPKFSLYPFEIRCPLQGTQRWVDDKNWVLEFPELLPGGVECTFETKKVKSVAGNSLNEGEKFSFNTGGPEMDSSSPYEGGIIDEDQIFIVDLDSEPDSSSMSDHIYFVTDGLRDKIGFSKVSSSVEKQILKANYRDGKTERTILIKPDQKFASGKKVYLVLEQGLKSKSGVPRSSTRKIEYTVRQAFRAEFNCDRVNAKAACIPSLPLTLNFNSPVAVEILKKIQLQTAEGKMIPAVVSGENGSHEYGVRFPTPLSPKSKFQIILPSGVKDDAGRPLVNQSSFPLSVSTDDYPPLLKFASQFGILERFPEAVLPVTIRNLEAENPVRLYQVKTTPDTSDKVKEQFDKLKDKGKEILNWATGKDEKNSNSGQNTQQFTGREMILDSTQIGEIVQYLKTIENLEHRYSIFDPSKNPPPTNEIKLQSKQGTRRFEVVGIPLKKPGFHVVEMKSDVLGNSLLGINQPFYVRTAALVTNLSLHFKWGKESSLAWVTRLNDAKPVPNADIQIFNCKNEKIYVGKTGPNGTLIIKGIPTKSKAPYCSWRAYDNGLFLTAVSEDDFTFTHTRWQNGIENWRFNLPGDYGDSNVLFHPILDRTLFRAGETLSMKLVSRGKRSFGFEVPGQNEYPAFAKIVHSGSEKEYSLSLKWTPEGTSSVQFKIPKEASLGVYRISLSDFPGKDRGQVYAGEFRVEEFRVPLMKADFQTSGSNVSPSKIGVTGSVRYLSGGGAGKIPVLLRTRVTNGGGVYFPDYSDFSFSNGKVNQKSEDNEESSNTSAVEFTKTPLTLDSKGFFETTVKSIPESDTTQVLETELEYRDPNGEIQSAYRSFPIYPSAYHIGIAPEGWAAVQDAVKFKVAVLDLKGMPVEGKKVSVIAFTRNYYSNRKRLVGGFYSYEHKYEINELGEFCSGKTNSKGILFCNAPVKSTGEIYFEASLSGEDVKAHSSVWVSGKDDFWFAASDHDRMDLLPEKKEYQAGEKAKFQVRMPFREATALVTVEREGIINSYIKTLSGKEPVIEIPVENSFAPNVFVSVLAVRGRVDSPKETALVDLARPSFRLGVAQIRVGWKPFEVPVRVETDKTVYGTRQKAKVKIQIDHPSAQVKKDARITLAAVDQGLLELKSNDTWDLLRAMMRERGNSVETSTAQLQVVGRRHFGLKSLPPGGGGGGSTTRELFDTLLFWKADLKPDENGFLEVEVPLNDSLTSFKIVAIVHSGKDKFGSGSTQIQTTRDVLVYPSIAPFAREKDNVQSGLSLKNTTERTLSLEISPKTSPDLKLETKNIQLKAGESANVLWDIAIPSKKNEIVYEFQTKETGGGSFTDSVRFRQKVGESVPVRVLQSTFRRLEDGTLSVPIQEHQEAIEGSGELEISLKSSLTGGAILTSREYMSLYPYSCLEQKLSKAIAAGSEKEWNQIMDQLSSYYDGDGLLKFFPMSWYGSEILTAYVLILSAESGYKIPEAARTTLLEALNRYTNGLIYRNGYISNTDFLLRKIIVLDAMSRFQTVGDDVIRSVQTDPKILPSDILISLRNLYSKSGIYKNQIPQLDTLLKSRFRIQGTSYNLTDEPVLWWLLSSSDSTVMRTILSVVKDPNWKDDLPRMIRGAIARQSKGHWDITPANALGILAFQSYSRQFEKDSVEGNTVVKLENNTNTLEWKNKKDPPTISIPMPRSTQNLEFVQNGNGKPYAVIHTKAALPLKEKLESGMRMEKEILDESGSKKSSFKEGDVVRVRLKIYTESALSWIAVRDPIPAGASILGSGLGNDSRSGGELAKETDWWSSPTFVERKWEGYTAYFEYLPAGSVTLEYVYRINHSGKFILPPTRTEAMYLPDQFAELPNPDQTVNKE